Proteins encoded together in one Labeo rohita strain BAU-BD-2019 chromosome 21, IGBB_LRoh.1.0, whole genome shotgun sequence window:
- the LOC127152022 gene encoding UPF0729 protein C18orf32 homolog — MVCIPCIVIPVLLWVYKRFLEPIVYPLIAPFISRFWSKAAVQETQKPTNTAECNGTANGSTANGPKTVADKKAD; from the exons ATGGTTTGCATTCCCTGCATCGTCATTCCTGTGCTGCTGTGGGTTTACAAGCGCTTCCTGGAGCCCATCGTCTATCCCTTGATCGCTCCCTTCATCAGCCGCTTCTGGAGTAAAGCAGCCGTCCAGGAGACACAGAAACCCACAAACACT GCTGAATGTAATGGAACGGCAAACGGATCCACAGCAAACGGACCGAAGACGGTGGCGGATAAAAAAGCCGACTGA